One Nodosilinea sp. PGN35 DNA window includes the following coding sequences:
- a CDS encoding type II toxin-antitoxin system ParD family antitoxin: MQIVLPPELEQLIQRQLAAGKYQSALEVITAGIYLLDQQDGIYQGRLAELQQDAQIGWEAAQRGELVEGPTAMAQIRENLRSRHASAE; encoded by the coding sequence GTGCAAATCGTCCTTCCCCCTGAACTAGAGCAACTCATCCAACGCCAACTCGCCGCTGGCAAATACCAATCTGCCCTAGAGGTCATCACAGCAGGTATATACCTGCTCGACCAGCAAGACGGCATCTATCAAGGGCGACTCGCCGAACTCCAGCAAGATGCCCAGATCGGCTGGGAAGCAGCCCAGCGCGGAGAACTTGTAGAAGGCCCCACCGCCATGGCCCAGATTAGAGAAAACCTGCGGTCTCGCCACGCCTCCGCCGAATAA
- a CDS encoding tetratricopeptide repeat protein encodes MSFFTQALTFQTPSNASDEYQGLGQVLKELGQLEESIAYFEKALEIRRNFEEWRKVAATLVELGGALEIQQNLARALSCYISAFAIDFEYGREFITIDLENLARLLKSLDEKSFKEIWQKTTGQECPQEVYGILVAQ; translated from the coding sequence GTGAGCTTTTTTACTCAAGCCCTAACTTTTCAAACACCCTCTAATGCTTCTGATGAGTATCAGGGATTAGGGCAAGTATTAAAAGAGTTGGGCCAATTAGAAGAATCGATTGCATACTTTGAAAAAGCTCTTGAGATAAGAAGGAATTTTGAGGAATGGCGAAAAGTTGCCGCAACTCTCGTAGAACTCGGAGGAGCCTTAGAGATTCAACAAAATTTAGCAAGAGCCCTAAGTTGTTATATAAGTGCTTTTGCAATAGATTTTGAGTATGGTCGTGAGTTCATTACTATTGATCTTGAAAATTTGGCTCGGCTCTTGAAAAGCCTAGATGAGAAAAGTTTTAAGGAGATTTGGCAAAAAACAACTGGACAAGAATGTCCCCAGGAGGTTTATGGCATTTTAGTAGCTCAATAA